The Mycolicibacterium smegmatis genome has a window encoding:
- the tpx gene encoding thiol peroxidase → MAQITLRGNPINTVGELPAVGSSAPGFTLTGTDLGEVTNDQFSGKSVLLNIFPSVDTPVCATSVRTFNEKAASSGATVLCVSKDLPFAQKRFCGAEGIENVTTASAFRSSFGEDFGITIADGPMAGLLGRAVVVIGADGNVVYSELVPEIGQEPDYEAALKALG, encoded by the coding sequence ATGGCACAGATAACACTGCGTGGTAACCCCATCAACACCGTCGGCGAGCTGCCCGCGGTCGGCTCTTCTGCCCCCGGCTTCACGCTGACCGGCACCGATCTGGGCGAGGTCACCAACGACCAGTTCAGCGGTAAGTCCGTACTGCTGAACATCTTCCCGTCCGTCGACACCCCGGTCTGCGCCACCAGTGTCCGCACCTTCAACGAGAAGGCCGCGTCCAGCGGTGCGACCGTGCTGTGCGTGTCCAAGGATCTGCCGTTCGCGCAGAAGCGCTTCTGCGGCGCCGAGGGCATCGAGAACGTCACGACGGCGTCGGCGTTCCGCAGCAGCTTCGGCGAGGACTTCGGCATCACCATCGCCGACGGCCCGATGGCCGGCCTGCTCGGGCGCGCCGTGGTCGTGATCGGCGCCGACGGCAACGTCGTGTACAGCGAGTTGGTGCCGGAGATCGGGCAGGAACCCGACTACGAGGCAGCGCTGAAAGCGCTCGGCTAG
- a CDS encoding aminoglycoside phosphotransferase family protein yields the protein MIELPDAVRAMAARGPRWQTWVDGLAKLVRTQIGDWELTVDGAAMHGYCSIVVPVRDRDGASAVLKLSFPDDETEHEHLALRRWGGHGAVRLLRADPHHRALLLERLSNRNLNELWDIQACEIVAGLYRALHVPALPQVRSLPRAVTRWTDGLAALPRSAPVPRRLVEQAITLGADLATDPSSSGVLIHGDLHYENVLAGPVGSDDGDDGDDTDGGPGSWVAIDPKPFDGDPHYELAPMLWNRWDELTGYVREGVRRRFYAVVDAAGLDADRARAWVIVRMMHNAMWELTERSEPDAHWLTTCVAIAKAVQD from the coding sequence ATGATCGAACTTCCTGATGCGGTACGTGCCATGGCCGCACGCGGACCGCGGTGGCAAACCTGGGTCGACGGTCTCGCCAAACTCGTGCGCACGCAGATCGGCGACTGGGAACTGACCGTCGACGGCGCCGCCATGCATGGCTACTGCTCGATCGTCGTGCCGGTGCGTGACCGCGACGGCGCCTCGGCCGTGCTGAAGCTCTCGTTCCCCGACGACGAGACCGAACACGAACATCTCGCGCTGCGGCGGTGGGGCGGTCACGGTGCCGTACGCCTACTGCGCGCCGACCCGCATCACCGGGCCCTGCTGCTCGAACGGCTGAGCAACCGAAACCTCAACGAGCTCTGGGACATCCAGGCCTGCGAGATCGTCGCCGGCCTCTACCGCGCACTGCACGTGCCTGCACTCCCGCAGGTGCGCTCGCTCCCCCGGGCCGTCACCCGCTGGACCGACGGGCTGGCGGCGCTGCCGCGCAGCGCACCGGTGCCGCGCAGACTCGTCGAGCAGGCCATCACCCTCGGCGCGGATCTCGCCACCGATCCGTCCAGTTCCGGCGTGCTGATCCACGGCGATCTGCACTACGAGAACGTGCTTGCGGGCCCGGTCGGCAGCGACGACGGCGACGACGGCGACGACACCGACGGCGGCCCGGGTTCCTGGGTGGCGATCGACCCGAAACCGTTCGACGGCGATCCGCACTACGAACTGGCCCCGATGCTGTGGAACCGCTGGGACGAGTTGACCGGATATGTGCGCGAAGGCGTACGGCGCCGGTTCTACGCAGTGGTCGACGCGGCCGGTCTCGACGCCGACCGCGCCCGTGCGTGGGTGATCGTGCGCATGATGCACAACGCGATGTGGGAGCTGACCGAACGGTCCGAGCCCGACGCTCACTGGCTCACCACGTGCGTGGCCATCGCCAAGGCCGTTCAGGACTGA
- a CDS encoding enolase C-terminal domain-like protein, translating into MRGNTARCAVPMGYRHELVQTLIDFERAPAFAIALTDPVGDATVREGLLVEGPQGWGEFSPPGAGVDAADGDAALVRWLTAAIEPGTVGWPDPVRGRVPVAVSVPVVDVRRAREIVDGSPCRTATVEVGAGSLDDDTARVAAVREVLGPEGALRCDARGRWDAQTARTAVAALDAAAGGLEFVERPCATLDDLVRLRKEIDVRIAAHATMRDTSADPAVPVDPRLREAADVVVLACGPLGGARRALRVAESSGLPCVVTSMWETTIGLAAGLAVAGALPELPFACQLGTRPLLTGDLVAASRSLVADADGCLPVAPMPPAPQPELLEQFAMADPARVAWWRERLRAAISAS; encoded by the coding sequence ATGCGCGGCAATACTGCGCGCTGCGCAGTACCGATGGGCTACCGTCACGAACTTGTGCAGACCCTGATCGACTTCGAGCGTGCGCCGGCCTTCGCGATCGCGCTGACCGATCCGGTGGGCGACGCGACCGTGCGGGAGGGCCTGCTCGTCGAGGGCCCGCAGGGCTGGGGAGAGTTCAGTCCCCCTGGTGCCGGTGTGGACGCGGCGGACGGGGATGCGGCGTTGGTCCGGTGGCTGACCGCGGCGATCGAACCGGGCACGGTGGGCTGGCCGGACCCGGTGCGCGGCCGGGTACCGGTCGCGGTCTCGGTACCCGTGGTCGATGTGCGGCGGGCCCGTGAGATCGTCGATGGATCGCCGTGCCGCACGGCGACGGTCGAGGTCGGGGCCGGCAGCCTCGACGACGACACGGCGCGGGTCGCTGCGGTCCGTGAGGTGCTGGGACCCGAGGGTGCGCTGCGGTGCGATGCCAGGGGCCGGTGGGACGCGCAGACGGCGCGTACCGCGGTCGCGGCACTCGACGCAGCCGCGGGTGGTCTGGAGTTCGTCGAGCGGCCGTGCGCGACGCTCGACGATCTGGTGCGCTTGCGCAAGGAGATCGACGTGCGCATCGCCGCGCACGCGACCATGCGGGACACCTCGGCGGATCCGGCTGTGCCCGTGGACCCGCGGTTGCGTGAGGCCGCTGACGTCGTGGTCCTGGCGTGTGGCCCTCTCGGTGGGGCGCGCCGCGCGCTGCGGGTGGCCGAGTCCAGCGGCCTGCCGTGCGTGGTCACCTCGATGTGGGAGACCACGATCGGGCTGGCGGCCGGCCTGGCGGTGGCCGGCGCCCTGCCGGAGTTGCCGTTCGCATGTCAGTTGGGCACCCGACCGCTGTTGACCGGGGATCTGGTGGCCGCATCGCGTTCACTGGTGGCCGACGCCGACGGCTGCCTGCCGGTCGCGCCGATGCCGCCGGCTCCGCAGCCCGAACTTCTCGAGCAGTTCGCGATGGCCGACCCGGCCCGGGTGGCGTGGTGGCGCGAGCGCCTGCGCGCGGCCATCTCGGCGAGTTGA